Part of the Carnobacterium pleistocenium FTR1 genome is shown below.
GCAAAAGCAGTTTATTACCGATATGGGTCACGAAATAAAAACGCCTTTGGCTATTATTTCAGCTAACAACGATGTTCAACAGATGCTTAGTGGCGATAATGAATGGACCAAAAGTACTGGAAAACAGATTCGCCGTTTAGATAGTTTAATGGAAAGTATGCTCCAGCTTACACAAATGGATGAAGAAGCTTATAGGCCTAAAATTGAATCGATCAATTTTTCGCAAATTTTATACGAGACTTGTGAGCCATATGTTTTGATTGGTAAACAAAAAGAGGTCGCTGTTTCCTTAGATATCCAGCCAAATGTAATCATTCAAGCAGAAAGTGGTTCAATCAACAAGCTATGCTCATTGTTAATGGATAATGCTAATAAATATGTGCGAGAACCGGGAAGTATCCAAGTTCGCTTAGGCAGTCCTCAAGGACATAAAGTTAGACTGAGCATTTCCAATTCAGTTAATGAAATACCTGAAAATTTTGATCGCTTGTTTGACCGCTTTTATCGGGAAGATCAAGCAAGAAAACATAGTTCTGGAGGCTATGGTATCGGCTTATCATTAGCTGCTGCTATAGTCGAAAGCTATCATGGACATATCAAAGCAAAACCATTAGACAATGAAACAATCGTATTTGAAGTTGAATTGCCAACAAAATAAAAAAACTCTTTAATAGTTTTCCTATTAGGACAAGTCGCTTGTATAAAGCAATGAACTTGTCCTTTTTTGTGTACATAATGAGGCAACTAACTGCCGAAAAATGTGGAGAGAGGACAAGCAAGGGTAGAAAAGTACGCTGCTTGTCCCAAAAGCATGAAAAAAGGACAAGCAAGGGTAGAAAAGCCCGTTGTTTGTCCCAAAAGCATGAAAAGAGGACAAGCAACGGTAGAAAAGCCCGTTGTTTGTCCTTTAGTTGTTAAACAAGTAATTTAAGCGTTCTTTGGATCCTTTTTTTCGATACCATTTCAGCACACCAAATATAGAGTATCGCAGCAGTCAGCTTATCATTCGGGAAAAGGCGTTGATATTCCTTAATGCACGATAAAAGTGCAGAGTTGATCGAACTCTCATAATCGCATGATCGGCAATGATAGTAGGTTCGATGCAACTTTAAATCAAATGAGCTACATTTTTCACAGCCAATCCCTTTGCGTAAACTAACAAAAGAGTAGTTTGGAATGTCTTTGATGAATAGCATAGGGTTAGTTTGATAATCAATTAGATCCACAACTAGTTTTTTATGGGCTGCAGTCAAGGGTTTACTTTCCTTTTTAAGTTGATCAAAATGATTTTTCAGTTGTGAAAGCAGTAGCATGCCCTCATCTTTTGGTGCATTAAATAAGGTGAACTCTGGGTTAACATAGACAGCAAAGGCTTTGATTTCGATATCATAGCGGAGTTCTTTCAAAAAGATGGTGAGTTTATTTTTAGTATTTTGTACTTGAACTAAAGGATTACTCACTTTAAAATCTGGAATCTTGACTAGCATTTCTTCTCCGTAGTAATACTCTCCACTATAGTTTTTTATTTCATACAAATAAAGTGTATTGTCAGTCAGAATCATGGAATCAATTTGAAATGCATTTGAAATGCATTTGAAATGTATTTGATAAATGAGGCTGTAAAAATAAATCAGTTAAAATGAAAAAGTTATCTTTTAATTGCGTAGTCATTTGGTCAAAGGCTTGTTCACCTGCAAAGCCTTTCTGTAAGTGTTGCAGGTATTGCTGTTGTTTGTTGGACAGGGTCCCTCTTATTGCTAAAGTCTCCATTATCACTAATAAATCGGATTTTTCTCGTGAACGAAACATAAAGTCAAACCTCCTTATCAAATTGGTCTCACTAAATAAATACGTATTTTATAAACAAACTCATCTCTAAATTTTAAACTTAAGGTTCAATTAAGGTTCAAGTTTTATATTATATCCATCGAGCAAGGAGGTAATGGATATGGCTAATTATCAAAGTGTTTTTGAACGCAAAGAAACGAAGTATTTAATTACGTATGATCAATGGGGTCAATTGATGAAGGAGCTTAGACCGCATATGGAATTGGATAAATACGGAAAATATTTGATCACAAATATTTACTATGATACCCAAGATTGGTATTTGATACGCCACTCAATGAGCAAGCCGGTCTACAAAGAAAAAGTTCGATTGCGTAGCTACGGGGTACCAACTGAAAAAGATCCAGTATATATTGAAATCAAGAAAAAATTTGATGGGACAGTCTATAAAAGAAGAGCAAAAATGCGATTAAACCAAGCAGAAACGTTTTTAGCGCATCAAGAAAAACTAGCTGTTGTCAGCGATAACCAAAAGATACACGAGTTTGAATCAGTTCTATCTTTTTATCCAGATTTAAAGCCAGCTATGTATTTATCTTATAAAAGATTGGCTTATTTTGATAAAGTGGATGACAGTATCCGGATCACCTTTGATCAAGAAATTTTGTACCGTACGGAAGATTTGTTTTTGTCATCCGGATCGTATGGGCAACCGATTTTGCCAGAAAATCATTTATTGATGGAAATCAAAATTTGCGGTGCCATGCCAGTATGGCTTGCACGTATTTTATCAAGAAATAAAATTTTCCCGGCAAAATTTTCAAAATACGCTAATGGATACCAAAATCATCTAAAAACGCAAGAAAAAACAATAATGGAAGTAAGAGAAAGAGAGGTTTATAGTGCATGAGTGAATTATTTAATAGTGTATATATGGAAAGTGCATCTGCATTTTCCATCACAAGTTTTATTTTTTGTACCTTAGCAAGTTTGGTATTAGGGTGGTTCGTAGCATGGACCTATATGTATCGCAATCATTATTCCAAGGGTTTTGTAGGTACATTGTTTCTATTGCCAGCCATGGTACAAATGGTCATCATGTTGGTCAATGGAAACGTTGGAGCTGGTGTTGCCGTTATGGGGGCATTCAGCCTCGTTCGATTCCGTTCAGTTCCAGGTTCAGCTAAAGAAATCAGTAGTATTTTTCTAGCAATGGCAATTGGTTTAGCAAGTGGAATGGGCTATATTGGATTTGCAGTTGTATTTGCCATAATTATCTGTGGGGTAATGGTAGGTTTGAATCTATCTCGTTTTGGTGAAGTAGGTGAGCAGATCCGTATACTAAAAATAACGATTCCTGAAAATCTAGATTACAGTACGATTTTTGATGATATTTTCGGCCAATACTTGTCTAGCTACCAAATGATGAGAGTAAAAACAACCAATATGGGCAGTCTATTTCGCTTAGAATATACCATT
Proteins encoded:
- a CDS encoding sensor histidine kinase, which codes for MIEKLRRKFILVTMAIVFLVMFVVLVTLNITNYFHAVERADEILTVLAENDGSFPEEEFLGQGSENEPDSFPPNQAVSAETPFETRYFTVMANADREITQIDTTRIRSIDSETGQIYAGDILSSGETKGYVDDLRYKVVKQEDGTFLALFVDDQRELQTMRTFLQNSIVIGLISLVFIFILVFYFSKKIVKPVQESIDRQKQFITDMGHEIKTPLAIISANNDVQQMLSGDNEWTKSTGKQIRRLDSLMESMLQLTQMDEEAYRPKIESINFSQILYETCEPYVLIGKQKEVAVSLDIQPNVIIQAESGSINKLCSLLMDNANKYVREPGSIQVRLGSPQGHKVRLSISNSVNEIPENFDRLFDRFYREDQARKHSSGGYGIGLSLAAAIVESYHGHIKAKPLDNETIVFEVELPTK
- a CDS encoding nuclease-related domain-containing protein codes for the protein MILTDNTLYLYEIKNYSGEYYYGEEMLVKIPDFKVSNPLVQVQNTKNKLTIFLKELRYDIEIKAFAVYVNPEFTLFNAPKDEGMLLLSQLKNHFDQLKKESKPLTAAHKKLVVDLIDYQTNPMLFIKDIPNYSFVSLRKGIGCEKCSSFDLKLHRTYYHCRSCDYESSINSALLSCIKEYQRLFPNDKLTAAILYIWCAEMVSKKRIQRTLKLLV
- a CDS encoding NERD domain-containing protein, with translation MFRSREKSDLLVIMETLAIRGTLSNKQQQYLQHLQKGFAGEQAFDQMTTQLKDNFFILTDLFLQPHLSNTFQMHFKCISN
- a CDS encoding polyphosphate polymerase domain-containing protein — translated: MANYQSVFERKETKYLITYDQWGQLMKELRPHMELDKYGKYLITNIYYDTQDWYLIRHSMSKPVYKEKVRLRSYGVPTEKDPVYIEIKKKFDGTVYKRRAKMRLNQAETFLAHQEKLAVVSDNQKIHEFESVLSFYPDLKPAMYLSYKRLAYFDKVDDSIRITFDQEILYRTEDLFLSSGSYGQPILPENHLLMEIKICGAMPVWLARILSRNKIFPAKFSKYANGYQNHLKTQEKTIMEVREREVYSA
- a CDS encoding DUF4956 domain-containing protein → MSELFNSVYMESASAFSITSFIFCTLASLVLGWFVAWTYMYRNHYSKGFVGTLFLLPAMVQMVIMLVNGNVGAGVAVMGAFSLVRFRSVPGSAKEISSIFLAMAIGLASGMGYIGFAVVFAIIICGVMVGLNLSRFGEVGEQIRILKITIPENLDYSTIFDDIFGQYLSSYQMMRVKTTNMGSLFRLEYTIELKDQNQEKQLIDALRCRNGNLEIICGRSLSGKEEL